One Pochonia chlamydosporia 170 chromosome 5, whole genome shotgun sequence DNA segment encodes these proteins:
- a CDS encoding caffeine-induced death protein Cid2 (similar to Metarhizium acridum CQMa 102 XP_007815987.1) yields the protein MTELPSRPNLSPQFCFSSGALRDFLRFSRSAVDDTITEHINALATPSHAGFDPGSTAQRSPVSGSRPISSEACDSFKRKVLFSTWAARTEALDYCALVAASPDPNDPEATLRDIEMQRDRERVVDERLDPYSGRFFPREARTQVLASLVRQERGVEGVVRNRTWSVVQERCNSSTRGTWQEAMEKCGFDGK from the exons ATGACTGAGCTCCCGTCTCGGCCAAACTTATCACCACAGTTTTGCTTCTCGTCTGGGGCCCTTCGCG ATTTTCTGCGTTTCTCCAGATCAGCTGTCGACGACACCATCACTGAGCACATCAATGCCCTGGCCACACCCTCACACGCTGGATTTGATCCCGGCTCAACTGCACAGAGAAGCCCTGTGTCAGGCTCCCGGCCAATAAGTTCTGAAGCTTGTGATTCGTTCAAGAGAAAGGTTCTTTTCTCAACGTGGGCGGCCCGAACGGAGGCGCTGGATTATTGCGCACTCGTTGCCGCGAGCCCTGACCCAAATGACCCAGAGGCCACTCTCCGCGATATAGAAATGCAGAGGGACCGTGAAAGGGTTGTAGATGAGCGACTGGATCCCTATTCGGGGCGCTTTTTCCCTCGGGAAGCACGGACACAGGTGCTGGCGAGCCTCGTCCGCCAAGAGCGCGGCGTTGAAGGAGTCGTCCGTAATCGTACCTGGAGTGTCGTTCAGGAGAGATGCAATTCTTCTACTCGCGGCACCTGGCAAGAAGCAATGGAGAAGTGCGGATTTGATGGTAAATAA
- a CDS encoding N-terminal acetyltransferase catalytic subunit (similar to Coccidioides immitis RS XP_001247851.1), producing MPQQLAPKEAAQFRQVIRSYEDKQYKRGLKTADLILKKNPKHGDTMAMKALILNSQGKTDEAFALAKEALTADMKSHICWHVYGLLYRANKNFEEAIKAYKFALKLEPESTQIQRDLAILQIQMRDYQGYIQSRNAMLQARPQLRQSWTALAIANHLAGNLSEAENVLTTYEGTLKTTPSRNDIEHSEAVMYKNSLIAAQGDYERALEHLNTACKHNLDRLAVMESRAEFLAKLGRNEEAAAAYRALLDRNSDHAVYYEKLASALNIPQNDLRARKALYDEYSEKFPRCDAAKRIPLDFLSGDEFGQAAEAYLTLMFNKGVPSTFANLKHLYSDSTKKGCLASLAEKYLQSESTSSTSKDKGEAAALYFLAQHYNYHLSRDLTKAMSYIEKAIEKDPKSVDFHMTRARILKHGGEIEKASEMMDIARKLDLKDRYINSKAAKYQLRNNENERALKTVGLFTRADTVGGPLADLLDMQCVWYLTEDGESYARRGNIGLALKRFHAVANIFDVWQEDQFDFHSFSLRKGQIRAYVEMIQWEDHVRDHPFYARAALDAINLYVEMSDKASANGVNGVSDENGDDALAKKKAAKKAKKELQRLEREAADKQAKQDPNKGGQVGDAKKKDDDPLGLKLAATSEPLSEAMKFLSPLLQACPKSIDAQHAGFEVYIRRRKLIPALRCLKLAVAIDRSNSKTKAQVSTFETALTSASDLPQKLSEVLTAEFKAL from the exons ATGCCGCAACAACTTGCGCCGAAAGAAGCGGCGCAGTTCCGGCAAGTCATCCGCAGCTACGAAGATAAGCAGTATAAACGTGGGCTCAAGACGGCAGACCTCATATTGAAGAAAAATCCAAAGCATGGAGACACAATGGCCATGAAAGCTCTGATCCTCAACAGCCAAGGGAAAACTGATGAAGCATTTGCGCTGGCTAAGGAGGCGTTGACCGCTGACATGAAATCGCATATCTGTTGGCATGTCTATGGACTTCTCTATCGAGCGAACAAGAATTTCGAAGAAGCAATTAAGGCATACAAGTTTGCCCTGAAACTGGAACCCGAGTCGACGCAGATCCAGCGAGATTTGGCCATTCTCCAAATTCAGATGCGGGATTACCAAGGGTACATTCAAAGTCGAAATGCTATGCTGCAAGCTCGCCCGCAACTGCGCCAGAGTTGGACGGCccttgccatcgccaaccaccTTGCCGGTAACCTCTCCGAAGCCGAAAACGTCCTGACCACGTACGAAGGGACTCTCAAAACGACCCCGTCGCGAAACGACATCGAGCACTCTGAAGCTGTCATGTACAAAAACTCGTTGATTGCTGCGCAAGGAGACTATGAGCGTGCCTTGGAGCATTTAAACACTGCTTGCAAGCATAATCTCGATCGCCTTGCTGTGATGGAGAGTAGAGCAGAATTTCTGGCTAAATTAGGTCGCaacgaagaagctgctgctgcctaTCGAGCCCTTCTGGATCGAAACTCCGACCACGCAGTGTATTACGAGAAGTTGGCGTCTGCATTAAATATCCCCCAAAACGATTTGAGGGCACGAAAAGCGCTGTATGATGAGTATTCGGAAAAGTTCCCTCGTTGTGATGCAGCCAAACGAATTCCCTTGGATTTTTTATCTG GTGATGAATTTGGTCAAGCCGCTGAAGCCTATCTCACACTGATGTTCAACAAGGGAGTTCCCTCCACTTTTGCAAACTTGAAGCACTTGTACTCTGATTCAACCAAGAAAGGCTGCCTCGCCTCTCTTGCGGAAAAATATTTGCAGTCTGAGTCCACCTCGTCAACCAGCAAAGATAaaggagaagctgcagcGCTCTACTTCTTAGCACAGCACTACAACTACCATCTCAGCCGAGATTTGACAAAAGCCATGAGTTACATCGAAAAAGCCATCGAAAAGGACCCCAAGAGCGTTGATTTTCACatgacaagggcaagaatTCTAAAGCACGGCGGTGAAATTGAGAAAGCCTCGGAGATGATGGACATTGCACGAAAACTTGACCTGAAGGATCGGTACATCAACAGCAAGGCCGCAAAGTATCAGCTTCGAAATAATGAAAATGAACGCGCGCTCAAGACAGTCGGTCTGTTCACACGGGCGGATACGGTCGGTGGCCCTTTGGCAGATCTTTTGGATATGCAATGCGTCTGGTATCTTACAGAGGATGGAGAGTCTTATGCTAGACGAGGAAACATCGGCCTCGCCCTCAAACGATTTCACGCTGTAGCCAACATTTTCGatgtttggcaagaagatcaGTTCGATTTTCACTCCTTCTCCCTAAGAAAGGGCCAGATCCGAGCTTACGTTGAGATGATTCAATGGGAGGACCATGTTCGCGACCACCCGTTTTATGCGCGTGCTGCGCTTGATGCTATCAATTTGTATGTGGAGATGTCAGACAAGGCGTCCGCCAACGGGGTTAACGGTGTGAGCGATGAAaatggagatgatgcattggcgaagaagaaggctgccaaaaaggcaaagaaagagCTTCAACGGCTGGAGAGAGAGGCGGCCGATAAGCAAGCTAAACAGGATCCGAACAAAGGTGGCCAGGTTGGcgacgccaagaagaaggatgatgaCCCGTTGGGACTGAAGCTTGCTGCCACCAGCGAACCTCTCAGCGAGGCCATGAAATTTCTCAGCCCGCTGCTGCAAGCGTGCCCTAAGAGCATTGACGCTCAGCACGCAGGTTTTGAGGTTTATATCCGTCGAC GAAAACTCATCCCAGCCTTGCGATGCCTGAAACTTGCTGTGGCTATCGATCGGTCGAACTCCAAGACTAAGGCGCAAGTTTCGACCTTTGAAACCGCTTTGACGTCGGCATCTGATTTGCCACAAAAGTTGTCAGAAGTATTGACTGCCGAATTCAAAGCTCTGTGA
- a CDS encoding sphingosine kinase (similar to Cordyceps militaris CM01 XP_006665961.1): MENGDSPVRPNGDVVYLSLEGKRALSISPSDDFLTLYEPIPKNKLRSACRSIVTDASGKRRVPLYNILWIEASNGHLCIDYAAHASKTSIKLEKWTFALIKGNESPGGQVPEEFAANILARAYGDSQLRKRAYVLINPHAGPGGALRKWSSDVKPLFDAARMSLDVVTLKRGGEAVGLAEKVDIDKYDTIMACSGDGTPHEIFNGLAKRPDASRALAKIAVSHIPCGSGNAMSCNLYGSYRPSFAALAIIKGIVMPLDLVSITQGDRRLVSFLSQSLGIVAESDLGTEHLRWMGGSRFEVGVLMRIFRRRCYPCDVAVKVEVGDKNDIKAHYKRHTSDAGIKQPSVAATTGHDNSKGLPELKYGTVNGPLPDGWELIKYDKIGNFYCGNMAYMAPDANFFSAAVASDGCMDLVTVNGDLSPITATKLLYSVESGKFFDNPHVQYKKISAYRITPRDQKDGYISIDGERIPFEPFQAEIHQGLGRVISKRGIFEAAGPTDWDKVKLADRLHA, encoded by the exons ATGGAAAACGGAGATAGTCCTGTTCGCCCAAACGGGGACGTGGTGTATCTGAGTTTAGAAGGGAAGAGAGCTTTGTCTATATCTCCCAGCGACGACTTTCTTACACTTTATG AACCAATTCCCAAAAATAAGCTTCGCTCAGCTTGCAGATCCATCGTGACAG ATGCTTCTGGGAAACGACGGGTACCACTTTATAACATTTTATGGATAGAAGCCAGCAACGGGCATCTCTGTATTGACTACGCTGCACATGCGTCGAAAACCTCCATCAAGCTGGAGAAGTGGACTTTTGCGCTTATAAAGGGAAACGAATCTCCTGGGGGTCAAGTACCGGAAGAATTTGCTGCCAATATACTTGCACGGGCATACGGGGACTCACAGCTTCGGAAACGGGCATATGTCCTTATCAACCCCCATGCCGGTCCGGGTGGTGCTTTGCGCAAATGGAGCAGCGATGTCAAGCCGCTTTTCGACGCAGCCCGTATGAGCTTGGACGTCGTCACGTTGAAACGGGGCGGGGAGGCCGTGGGCTTGGCAGAAAAGGTCGATATTGACAAGTATGATACTATAATGGCATGTTCCGGCGATGGCACTCCTCACGAAATATTCAATGGCCTGGCAAAGCGTCCCGATGCCTCCCGCGCTTTGGCAAAGATCGCCGTCAGCCATATTCCCTGCGGCTCAGGTAACGCCATGTCTTGTAACCTTTATGGTTCTTACCGACCTTCTTTCGCAGCATTGGCAATAATCAAGGGCATTGTCATGCCGCTCGATCTTGTATCTATTACTCAGGGCGATCGTCGCCTCGTCTCATTTCTTTCTCAGTCACTTGGAATTGTTGCTGAGAGTGATCTTGGGACTGAACATCTTCGCTGGATGGGCGGTTCAAGATTCGAGGTGGGTGTTTTGATGAGAATATTTCGACGTCGGTGTTACCCGTGCGATGTTGCTGTCAAGGTCGAAGTTGGTGACAAAAACGACATCAAAGCTCATTACAAACGGCACACGAGCGACGCTGGCATCAAGCAACCATCTGTGGCTGCCACTACAGGTCATGACAATAGCAAGGGTCTCCCAGAGTTGAAATATGGCACAGTCAACGGCCCGTTGCCTGATGGTTGGGAGCTGATCAAGTATGACAAAATTGGCAACTTTTATTGTGGCAAT ATGGCTTACATGGCGCCGGACGCAAActtcttctctgctgctgttgccagCGACGGCTGCATGGATCTCGTCACTGTTAATGGAGATCTCTCCCCTATCACTGCCACGAAGCTCTTGTATTCGGTCGAATCAGGAAAATTCTTTGATAACCCACACGTCCAGTACAAGAAGATTTCTGCATATCGCATTACCCCAAGAGACCAAAAAGATGGTTATATCAGTATTGATGGTGAGAGAATTCCGTTCGAGCCTTTCCAGGCCGAAATACATCAGGGCTTAGGAAGAGTCATCTCCAAGAGAGGGATATTCGAAGCCGCCGGCCCTACAGACTGGGACAAAGTGAAGCTGGCAGACAGACTACATGCGTAG